From the Bacteroidia bacterium genome, one window contains:
- the purF gene encoding amidophosphoribosyltransferase, whose amino-acid sequence MNRVINSRLPNSEEIDKPQSNCGVVGIYGDPSASTLTYYGLHSLQHRGQEASGIVSCPIAADGARGGKLRIHKGPGLVTEVFSDQNLLTELLTGEVAIGHNRYSTTGSDNLENIQPFLVNYRDGQLAVAHNGNLTNTRALRSRLQEEGTIFQTSTDTEVILHLTARSAAATPEDRIMDALNTVQGAFSLVMLHDDTLIAARDPHGFRPLCLGRRGSAWVVASETCALDIMQAEYVRDVEPGEVLFFDKRMRSTGEPTARRLDFRAEKYHHCIFEYIYFSRPDSRVFGENVDKIRRRLGKALAEEHPVEGTPEDPAFVMAVPDSSNTAAIGFQRSSYKQGIEARYEIGLIRNHYIGRTFIQPGQEKREMKVRMKFNTVKGVVEDRKVVIIDDSIVRGTTSRLLINLVREARPRELHVRISSPPIMKPCPYGMDFPSSDELIAPQNDGDVDAIRREIGADSLGYLSIEKMLGTVPHEGKSGWCTGCFNGDYPVPVEENMRKDEHEV is encoded by the coding sequence ATGAATCGCGTAATCAATTCCCGACTTCCGAATTCCGAAGAAATTGACAAACCCCAATCCAATTGCGGCGTGGTGGGCATCTATGGCGATCCCTCGGCCAGCACCCTCACGTACTACGGATTGCATTCCCTGCAGCATCGCGGTCAGGAGGCAAGCGGCATCGTATCCTGTCCGATAGCCGCGGACGGCGCGCGCGGTGGGAAGCTTCGTATCCACAAGGGACCCGGCCTGGTGACGGAGGTGTTTTCCGATCAGAATCTACTCACGGAACTGCTTACCGGAGAAGTCGCGATCGGGCATAACCGTTACTCCACCACGGGTTCGGACAATCTGGAGAATATTCAACCGTTTCTCGTCAATTATCGCGACGGACAGCTCGCTGTGGCGCATAACGGGAATCTGACGAATACGCGCGCCCTGCGCAGCCGGCTGCAGGAAGAGGGTACCATTTTCCAGACCTCTACGGACACGGAGGTCATTCTCCACCTCACCGCGCGCAGCGCAGCCGCCACACCCGAAGACCGCATCATGGACGCGCTCAACACCGTACAGGGCGCCTTTTCGCTGGTAATGCTGCATGACGATACGCTTATCGCCGCCCGCGATCCGCATGGATTCCGACCGCTTTGCCTCGGCCGTCGTGGTTCCGCATGGGTGGTGGCCTCGGAAACCTGCGCTCTGGATATTATGCAGGCCGAGTATGTGCGCGACGTGGAGCCGGGAGAAGTGTTGTTCTTTGACAAGCGGATGCGCAGCACGGGTGAGCCCACAGCACGCAGACTGGATTTCAGGGCCGAGAAGTATCACCACTGCATCTTCGAGTACATTTATTTTTCCAGACCCGATTCACGCGTGTTCGGCGAAAATGTGGATAAGATCCGCCGTCGTCTGGGCAAGGCGCTCGCCGAAGAGCATCCGGTGGAAGGGACACCCGAAGATCCCGCTTTCGTCATGGCGGTGCCGGACAGCAGTAACACCGCAGCCATTGGATTTCAGCGCAGCAGTTACAAGCAGGGGATCGAAGCGCGTTACGAAATCGGTCTCATTCGCAATCACTACATCGGACGTACCTTCATACAGCCCGGCCAGGAAAAACGCGAAATGAAGGTGCGCATGAAGTTCAACACGGTGAAAGGTGTGGTGGAGGACCGCAAAGTGGTTATCATCGACGACTCCATCGTACGCGGCACGACAAGCCGCCTGCTTATCAACCTCGTGCGCGAGGCCCGGCCGCGGGAGTTGCACGTGCGCATCAGTTCTCCGCCCATCATGAAGCCCTGTCCCTATGGCATGGATTTCCCGAGCAGCGACGAACTCATCGCACCGCAGAACGACGGCGACGTGGACGCGATTCGCAGGGAAATCGGAGCGGATTCGCTCGGTTACCTGTCCATCGAGAAAATGCTGGGCACAGTGCCGCATGAAGGGAAAAGCGGCTGGTGTACCGGCTGCTTCAATGGCGACTATCCTGTTCCCGTAGAGGAAAACATGCGCAAGGATGAGCACGAGGTGTGA
- a CDS encoding CDP-alcohol phosphatidyltransferase family protein gives MKTKTQQTRDASEAIWTPSNMLSMLRMLMALPVALLLQEPRGNMHWILILGAAAYASDLLDGWLARQFGGESKFGRIIDPLADKVFITVTALTMIAVGIVPLWFGVVVVVRDIIIFAGGMHLRAKSGVLVQSTMLGKATVVSIGVVLVAALFADGRQTLLTLLMLLSLGFIAASLYSYGERYLRLIKQARKR, from the coding sequence ATGAAAACGAAGACGCAACAGACCCGCGACGCATCTGAAGCCATCTGGACTCCCTCCAATATGTTGAGTATGCTTCGTATGCTCATGGCGCTGCCCGTCGCTCTCCTCCTGCAGGAGCCCCGGGGCAACATGCATTGGATTCTGATACTCGGTGCGGCCGCGTATGCATCCGATCTGCTCGATGGCTGGCTGGCCCGGCAATTCGGGGGTGAAAGCAAATTCGGCCGCATCATCGATCCGCTCGCGGACAAGGTGTTCATCACCGTCACGGCGTTGACGATGATCGCCGTCGGCATCGTGCCTTTGTGGTTCGGCGTCGTGGTGGTGGTGCGCGACATCATCATATTTGCGGGAGGAATGCATTTGCGCGCGAAGAGCGGCGTGCTTGTGCAATCCACCATGCTCGGTAAGGCGACCGTCGTATCCATCGGCGTGGTGCTCGTCGCGGCGCTGTTTGCCGACGGTCGGCAGACACTCCTGACGCTGCTCATGCTGCTCAGTCTCGGCTTCATCGCCGCATCGCTGTACAGTTACGGCGAGCGCTATCTTCGTCTGATCAAGCAGGCGCGGAAGCGATAA
- a CDS encoding S8 family serine peptidase, which yields MAQDIPQPRRIVLRLGAAHTPSFTANGGVLLPPGIAAVLGEAGANAQPLLPATSLRKGTDELSRFVCIDVPLQTDVEQLLAALQDRPEVEYAERDKWYQVHGVPNDSAWASQWGAQRVGIPAAWDVTSGDPAIIIGVIDTGVDDAHPDLHGQLWINAAEDLNGDGLFQPWPSTELREGIAGDLDGVDNDGNGFADDVIGYDFVDQRAVSNAAGGDYRDPDPIPYDDMGHGTNVTGIIAAKANNGIGIAGIAPGCRIMTLRAFDARGFGAESDVSRALAYAVANDARVINMSFGDVVYSRVLRDVIRYAYARGVVMVASAGNAQSTALHYPSAYDETISVSASTEGDVLAGFSNYGSTIDLAAPGSDIRTTDREGRYTGFYGTSASAPFVAAAAALLLSRDDKLSPEEVRGILIASAEDLGASGWDERFGAGLLRVDRAMRLEHPSVVRITSPRTDAATNASSIVVLGTAASPVMSGYKMQYGMGVNPLRWTDITGVIPRQLVDDTLCVWNISSLPDTTYTLRLAALSDKGNSLDDRIVVHIDRTPPEILGALLVPALDGNAYGVSVGFTTDEPTLGKVWYRQRGSSAPWTWASAEGATRNNLFVGTSHAIFLGPDLFVPGRAYEFYLSAENAVGLETLLKDENGNNLEVNVPAPVSGFGFDRVLPALPLARLFGTAADLNGNGWPEALLNDLSDDGRLKAWEYNGLSFERVQGVELRNEIPRGIGDVTADGRPDLLTSIVRNGFLNTGAAGAFPSTRIWGDSSGGRFWPITIEDVTGDGGNEVLAIVDDSTVGVFRWNGNVLERFSIIVNPTGAPPPGNAFSAPRVAVGDFNGNGKRDLLFGDADGDFFIAEYDGSGSFPVIWGSSNDFVNASDFVVAGDFTGDGRDEFAVGFRTDVDDVVPYWFMGIFHLDNQNKAEALWSGQFHGVAESSQYGSFTRIQNSLSAGDLDGDAALEIVLSVYPELYIIDYDPASKEFSPVFHLPLVNTNAAIITDIDGDGVNELGIALVDSVVWYRKNIPYTGPEPPRGITVEYVSASSARIEWTIGAAAPEYRVYKGADAGSMQLFGTFPGSVSLLDPALVEGQPVLYAVTAFNPAATPQESPRVYARMLRPHQTPVVDSVVYAQQGQLLVYVSQDMGSQLPSPSLFRLDGAREPVSVALLEPRVLLLSFGTLNDGSYGLYVTGLRDGEGIPFDDALLGPIEVRTPVINACYIERVEFLPPRSFRVTFSAPVESASASAAENYVFEPGGVAETAEPDPENPRVVLLAVRGDMPIGALGKEYVLSVRNVRCSSGSVIGDGPGSTAGVVLNRQTLDEVFVYPNPLRPEDAQQFVTFANLTPQAVIRVYTVSGMFIREVVEDDGNGGVEWDLRDSNGQLVPGGVYLFRAEGKDLSGRAVDPKLGKFAIIR from the coding sequence ATGGCACAAGACATCCCTCAGCCGCGTCGCATCGTGCTCCGGCTGGGCGCAGCGCACACACCATCGTTCACCGCCAACGGCGGCGTGCTCCTGCCGCCCGGTATCGCGGCTGTGCTCGGCGAGGCGGGAGCGAACGCGCAACCCTTGCTGCCCGCGACGTCGCTCCGCAAGGGAACGGACGAATTGTCGCGCTTCGTGTGTATTGATGTTCCGCTGCAGACCGATGTGGAGCAGTTGCTTGCCGCCCTGCAAGACCGTCCGGAAGTGGAATATGCCGAACGTGACAAGTGGTATCAGGTCCATGGCGTGCCGAACGATTCCGCCTGGGCCTCGCAGTGGGGCGCGCAACGCGTCGGAATACCGGCCGCGTGGGACGTGACTTCCGGGGATCCCGCCATAATCATCGGCGTCATTGACACGGGCGTTGACGATGCGCATCCTGATCTCCATGGTCAGTTGTGGATCAACGCTGCGGAGGATCTGAACGGCGACGGCTTGTTCCAGCCCTGGCCCTCCACGGAGTTGCGTGAAGGTATCGCCGGTGACCTGGACGGTGTGGACAACGACGGAAACGGCTTTGCGGATGATGTGATCGGCTATGATTTTGTGGATCAGCGTGCTGTGAGCAACGCTGCGGGGGGCGATTACCGGGATCCCGATCCCATCCCCTACGATGATATGGGGCACGGAACGAACGTCACCGGGATTATCGCAGCCAAGGCGAATAACGGCATTGGAATCGCGGGCATTGCTCCCGGTTGTCGCATCATGACGCTGCGTGCCTTCGATGCACGGGGCTTCGGTGCCGAAAGCGACGTGTCCCGCGCCCTCGCCTACGCCGTTGCAAATGACGCGCGCGTTATCAACATGAGCTTCGGCGATGTGGTGTACTCGCGCGTGTTGCGCGACGTGATCCGCTATGCCTACGCGCGCGGCGTCGTCATGGTGGCCTCGGCGGGGAATGCGCAGTCCACCGCTCTGCATTATCCCAGTGCCTACGACGAGACGATTTCGGTCAGTGCAAGCACCGAAGGCGATGTGTTGGCGGGATTTTCGAATTACGGTTCCACCATTGACCTCGCGGCTCCCGGTTCGGACATACGCACGACAGACCGCGAAGGGCGTTATACCGGTTTTTATGGAACCTCGGCATCCGCACCGTTTGTGGCCGCCGCTGCCGCCCTGTTGCTCAGCCGCGACGACAAACTGTCGCCGGAGGAAGTGCGCGGCATTCTCATCGCCTCCGCGGAGGATCTTGGGGCCTCCGGCTGGGACGAACGTTTCGGAGCGGGGTTACTGCGCGTGGACAGAGCCATGCGTCTCGAGCATCCCTCTGTTGTGCGCATCACGTCACCGCGCACCGATGCGGCCACGAATGCCTCCAGCATCGTCGTTCTCGGTACGGCTGCCTCTCCCGTGATGTCCGGTTACAAGATGCAATACGGCATGGGCGTGAATCCGCTGCGCTGGACGGACATCACCGGCGTCATACCCCGTCAGCTTGTGGACGACACACTGTGCGTGTGGAACATTTCCTCCTTGCCCGACACCACTTACACCCTGCGGCTCGCGGCGCTCAGCGACAAAGGCAATTCCCTCGATGACCGCATCGTCGTGCACATCGACAGGACGCCGCCGGAAATTCTCGGTGCCTTGCTGGTACCCGCGCTCGACGGCAACGCATACGGCGTCAGTGTAGGCTTCACCACGGATGAGCCGACGCTGGGTAAGGTGTGGTACCGCCAGCGGGGCTCTTCGGCACCCTGGACCTGGGCCTCCGCCGAAGGAGCGACGCGCAACAATCTTTTCGTTGGCACATCGCACGCCATCTTTCTTGGGCCTGATCTCTTCGTCCCCGGCAGAGCGTATGAATTCTACCTGAGCGCCGAGAACGCGGTCGGTCTCGAAACGCTGTTGAAGGACGAAAATGGCAACAATCTCGAAGTGAACGTCCCCGCGCCGGTTTCGGGTTTTGGCTTTGATCGCGTCCTTCCTGCGCTGCCGCTGGCGCGTCTTTTCGGCACGGCCGCGGATCTCAATGGCAACGGATGGCCCGAGGCGCTTCTCAACGACCTTTCGGACGACGGACGACTCAAGGCCTGGGAATACAACGGACTGAGCTTCGAGCGCGTTCAGGGCGTGGAATTGCGGAATGAAATTCCGCGCGGCATCGGCGACGTGACAGCCGACGGACGGCCGGACCTTCTTACCTCTATTGTCCGGAATGGATTTCTGAATACCGGTGCTGCAGGTGCGTTTCCTTCCACGCGCATCTGGGGCGACAGCAGCGGCGGGCGCTTCTGGCCCATCACGATAGAGGATGTCACTGGCGATGGCGGCAACGAAGTGCTCGCCATCGTGGACGACAGCACGGTGGGAGTGTTCCGCTGGAACGGCAACGTGCTGGAGCGCTTCTCCATAATCGTCAATCCCACCGGCGCACCGCCTCCGGGCAACGCCTTCAGCGCACCGCGCGTGGCGGTGGGGGATTTCAACGGCAACGGCAAGCGGGATCTCCTGTTCGGCGATGCCGACGGGGATTTCTTCATAGCCGAGTATGACGGGTCGGGGAGCTTTCCGGTGATCTGGGGTTCTTCGAACGATTTCGTGAACGCCAGCGACTTTGTGGTTGCGGGGGATTTCACCGGTGACGGACGCGATGAATTTGCCGTGGGCTTCCGCACCGATGTAGACGACGTGGTGCCGTACTGGTTCATGGGAATTTTTCACCTCGACAATCAAAACAAGGCCGAAGCGTTGTGGTCCGGACAGTTCCACGGCGTGGCCGAGAGCAGTCAATACGGCAGCTTCACGCGCATACAGAACAGTCTCAGCGCGGGAGACCTCGATGGCGATGCGGCGCTTGAAATCGTGCTGAGCGTCTATCCCGAGCTGTACATCATCGACTACGATCCGGCGTCGAAGGAATTCAGCCCGGTCTTCCATCTGCCGCTGGTAAACACCAATGCGGCCATTATCACCGACATTGACGGCGACGGCGTGAACGAACTCGGCATAGCGCTGGTGGACAGTGTTGTCTGGTATCGAAAAAATATTCCCTACACCGGTCCCGAGCCGCCTCGCGGTATCACCGTCGAGTACGTGAGCGCAAGCTCGGCGCGCATCGAGTGGACCATCGGCGCTGCCGCTCCGGAATATCGCGTGTACAAGGGTGCCGACGCGGGTTCCATGCAGTTGTTCGGGACCTTCCCGGGGAGCGTGTCCTTGCTCGATCCCGCCCTGGTCGAAGGGCAACCGGTGCTCTACGCCGTAACCGCATTCAATCCGGCTGCGACGCCGCAGGAAAGTCCCCGCGTGTATGCCCGCATGCTGCGGCCGCATCAGACGCCCGTGGTGGACTCCGTGGTGTACGCTCAGCAAGGACAATTGCTCGTGTACGTCAGTCAGGATATGGGCAGCCAATTGCCTTCGCCGTCGCTGTTCAGGCTCGACGGCGCACGCGAGCCGGTGAGCGTCGCACTCCTCGAGCCGCGGGTGTTGCTTCTGTCCTTCGGCACACTCAACGACGGCAGCTACGGCCTGTATGTCACCGGGTTGCGTGATGGCGAGGGCATACCGTTCGATGACGCTCTGCTGGGACCGATAGAGGTGCGTACGCCCGTCATTAATGCATGCTACATCGAACGTGTGGAGTTTCTGCCGCCGCGCTCGTTCCGGGTGACCTTCAGTGCGCCGGTGGAATCCGCCAGCGCTTCGGCCGCGGAGAATTACGTATTCGAACCCGGGGGTGTTGCGGAGACGGCCGAACCCGATCCCGAAAATCCGCGAGTGGTGTTGCTCGCGGTGCGAGGGGATATGCCCATCGGGGCGTTGGGGAAGGAGTACGTGCTGTCTGTGCGTAATGTGCGCTGCTCTTCCGGTTCAGTGATCGGCGACGGCCCCGGTTCCACTGCCGGCGTGGTACTGAACCGTCAGACGTTGGATGAGGTGTTCGTGTATCCCAATCCGCTACGCCCGGAAGACGCGCAACAGTTCGTCACCTTTGCCAATCTCACACCGCAGGCGGTCATACGCGTGTACACTGTGTCCGGAATGTTCATCCGCGAAGTTGTGGAGGACGATGGCAATGGCGGCGTGGAATGGGATTTGCGGGACAGCAACGGCCAACTTGTTCCCGGAGGTGTGTATCTCTTTCGCGCGGAGGGGAAGGACCTTTCCGGCCGGGCCGTTGATCCGAAACTCGGCAAATTCGCCATCATCAGGTAG